From Neobacillus sp. PS2-9, the proteins below share one genomic window:
- the spoIIID gene encoding sporulation transcriptional regulator SpoIIID, which yields MHDYIKERTIKIGKYIVETRKTVRVIAKEFGVSKSTVHKDLTERLPEINPELANEVKEILDYHKSIRHLRGGEATKMKYQKEEKEGEAVK from the coding sequence GTGCACGATTACATCAAAGAGAGAACTATCAAGATTGGAAAGTATATCGTGGAGACGAGGAAAACGGTTCGCGTAATTGCGAAGGAGTTTGGCGTATCCAAAAGTACAGTCCATAAGGATTTGACAGAGAGACTTCCTGAAATTAATCCAGAGCTGGCAAATGAGGTTAAAGAAATCCTAGATTACCATAAATCGATTCGTCACCTCAGGGGTGGGGAAGCGACAAAGATGAAGTATCAAAAAGAAGAAAAGGAAGGCGAGGCTGTCAAATAG
- a CDS encoding rod shape-determining protein has translation MFARDIGIDLGTANVLIHVKGRGIVLNEPSVVAIDKNTNKVLAVGEEARRMVGRTPGNIVAIRPLKDGVIADFDVTEAMLKHFINKLNVKGFLSKPRILICCPTNITSVEQKAIKEAAEKSGGKKIYLEEEPKVAAIGAGMDIFQPSGNMVVDIGGGTTDVAVLSMGDIVTSSSIKMAGDKFDMEILNYIKREYKLLIGERTAENIKINIGTVFQGSRSEEMEIRGRDMVSGLPRTITVRSEEIEGALRESVAVIVQAAKSVLERTPPELSADIIDRGVILTGGGALLHGIDMLLADELKVPVLVAENPMDCVAIGTGIMLDNIDRISNRKFG, from the coding sequence ATGTTTGCAAGGGATATTGGGATTGACTTAGGGACGGCTAACGTGCTAATACACGTAAAAGGCCGTGGAATTGTATTGAATGAGCCATCTGTCGTAGCAATTGATAAAAATACAAATAAAGTGCTTGCTGTTGGTGAGGAAGCTCGCCGCATGGTAGGCCGTACACCAGGCAACATTGTCGCGATCCGTCCATTGAAGGATGGGGTTATCGCTGACTTTGATGTAACAGAAGCCATGCTGAAGCATTTTATTAATAAGTTAAACGTAAAGGGCTTTTTATCGAAGCCGCGCATTTTGATCTGCTGCCCAACGAACATCACAAGTGTTGAGCAAAAGGCGATTAAAGAAGCAGCTGAAAAAAGCGGTGGGAAAAAAATCTATCTTGAAGAAGAGCCAAAGGTAGCAGCAATCGGCGCTGGAATGGATATTTTCCAACCAAGCGGTAACATGGTAGTGGACATCGGGGGAGGAACGACGGATGTTGCAGTTCTTTCTATGGGCGATATCGTGACTTCTTCCTCCATTAAAATGGCCGGCGATAAGTTTGATATGGAAATCCTCAACTACATCAAGCGCGAGTACAAGCTCTTGATTGGTGAGCGTACGGCTGAAAATATTAAAATCAATATCGGTACAGTATTCCAAGGTTCACGTTCAGAGGAAATGGAAATTCGTGGCCGTGACATGGTGAGCGGGTTACCGCGCACTATCACTGTTCGTTCGGAAGAAATCGAGGGTGCCCTTCGTGAATCTGTGGCTGTGATTGTTCAGGCGGCAAAAAGTGTTCTTGAGCGCACTCCACCAGAATTATCAGCGGACATCATCGACCGTGGCGTGATTTTAACTGGCGGTGGCGCATTGCTGCACGGAATCGACATGCTGCTTGCTGACGAATTAAAGGTTCCAGTTCTTGTAGCTGAAAATCCTATGGACTGCGTTGCTATCGGAACGGGTATCATGCTTGATAACATCGACCGCATTTCTAATCGTAAGTTTGGATAA
- a CDS encoding DNA-directed RNA polymerase subunit beta, with protein MSVNNQAKTREEFKRAKYEEQQKIKAEKQKAKDAKAMVKKDRAKVDRTNEKVEAAPHTYKRIRIRLIPIWLRLVLLVVFTFVSLMAGATVGYGILGGGKVADVFKQSTWTHIQDLVDKK; from the coding sequence ATGTCTGTAAACAATCAAGCCAAGACGAGAGAAGAATTTAAACGAGCTAAATATGAGGAACAGCAAAAGATAAAAGCCGAAAAGCAAAAAGCCAAAGATGCAAAAGCTATGGTGAAAAAGGATCGCGCAAAGGTGGATCGTACAAATGAAAAGGTGGAGGCCGCACCACACACCTACAAACGAATCCGCATTCGTCTGATTCCCATCTGGCTTCGTCTGGTTCTTTTAGTTGTGTTTACGTTTGTCAGCTTGATGGCGGGAGCAACAGTGGGCTACGGTATTCTGGGCGGTGGAAAAGTGGCGGATGTTTTTAAACAATCGACCTGGACGCATATTCAAGATTTGGTGGATAAGAAATAA
- the fabZ gene encoding 3-hydroxyacyl-ACP dehydratase FabZ, with translation MLDTEQIKEIIPHRYPFLLVDRILEVEEGVRAVGIKNVSANEEFFNGHFPDYPVMPGVLIVEALAQVGAVAMLKKEENRGRLAFFAGIDGCRFKKQVKPGDQLRLEVEIIRLRGPIGKGKAVATVDGEVACEAEITFALGEKKE, from the coding sequence ATGCTTGATACCGAACAAATTAAAGAAATTATCCCGCATCGCTACCCATTTTTGCTGGTCGATCGTATCTTGGAAGTAGAAGAAGGCGTAAGAGCGGTTGGGATTAAGAATGTTTCTGCCAATGAAGAGTTTTTTAATGGGCATTTTCCTGATTATCCTGTGATGCCTGGTGTACTGATTGTTGAGGCACTGGCACAGGTTGGCGCAGTGGCTATGTTGAAAAAAGAAGAGAACCGTGGCCGCTTAGCATTTTTCGCTGGAATTGACGGCTGCCGTTTTAAAAAGCAAGTAAAGCCTGGTGACCAGCTTCGTCTTGAGGTGGAAATTATCCGCCTTCGCGGACCGATCGGAAAAGGGAAGGCCGTTGCAACGGTTGACGGCGAAGTGGCATGCGAAGCAGAAATTACGTTTGCTTTGGGTGAGAAAAAGGAATAG
- a CDS encoding YwpF-like family protein has product MKSFKLYSLDVMDGETSVEVPLEDGLILNKEDERSTWLLEAYTDLSLYDFFKTIHDQSRDLIVEAVITKKENTPAYFQTKIVSLKKFEKHISVLFEGHLRRNKSDYSELLLDSLMQKGLEGPALLKEFKEKMKSKPKIKVKNP; this is encoded by the coding sequence ATGAAATCTTTTAAGTTATACTCATTGGACGTTATGGATGGTGAAACTTCGGTTGAAGTTCCTTTAGAAGACGGCTTGATTCTTAATAAGGAAGATGAGCGCTCCACCTGGCTGCTTGAGGCGTATACAGATTTGTCCCTCTATGATTTTTTTAAAACGATTCACGATCAAAGCCGCGATTTAATCGTTGAAGCTGTGATTACGAAGAAAGAGAACACACCTGCTTATTTTCAGACGAAGATTGTTTCTTTGAAAAAGTTTGAAAAGCACATCAGCGTGTTATTCGAAGGTCATCTCCGCCGTAATAAAAGTGATTACTCAGAGCTGCTGCTCGATAGCCTGATGCAAAAAGGGCTGGAGGGTCCTGCCCTTCTTAAGGAATTTAAGGAGAAAATGAAAAGTAAACCGAAGATTAAAGTAAAAAACCCTTAA